In Rhodamnia argentea isolate NSW1041297 chromosome 1, ASM2092103v1, whole genome shotgun sequence, the genomic window GGCCTCACCGACTCTTTGGCACCGACAACCCGTCTTGCTCACAATTCCTTCCTCTCCGCGGAGTCCCGCCACCGCAGGTCCTCAGGCCCCTCTCTTTCGACCTCCTCCCTTTGATCCCTCGCCGTTACCCCTTTATTTCGCGATTCGATATCTTGCGCTACCCTCGTGTCAATGACGAGATGCTGACCTCGTGCTCTCGGTCCAGGAACTCCACCCTCAGATTTGTGGATCTGTTCCGGTCCATGTTCTTCAAGACACCTGGGGTTGTCGAGCTTGACGATGAATTGCGCCGGCCTAGTCAACATTGACATGTTGAAAGCAATGGAGCCGACGGACGCGACCTCAAAGACCAAAAGAGATCTCTTTGGTTAAGTGGGTTGTCGTCGCTGAGGTGGTCAAGGATGAGGTGGATGATCTCTTTGGTGAAGACATCGAAGGGGTCGGGTTGGTCATAGGTGCGGCGGCGGCAATGGCAGTGGCGgcgtcctcttcttcctcacgtTCTTCATTTTATTCTTTGCTGTAAAACATGAGTTTTACAGCAAATGCTAacggaggaaaaagaaagcaaaagcaaaaggaaagaaacagaaaagaaaaaaaaaaaacaattgaaaaaattaaaatatttttaaaatttgttcacatAAGTCCGAGCATCCACGTCATTGCCGACCAACATTCATGTCAGCACTAGTCAGCCAAAGATGATCGgacggattgaattgacataaatacaaaaggtttaggattgaattagcacaaaaaaaaaaattaagactgaattagcacaaatacaaaaagtttaagaccgaattgacaaaattaaaagttttaggactgatttaagaccgaattggcaaaaatataataagtataagacttttttgacaatttttcccattcTTACCCATCAAAAAGCCGGCTCTTGGATGAGCCGACCACACTCCCCGCGAACAGTATAAGTCCTACCACATTCCTCGATCGGTTTATAAGTCACATTGCTCAAACTAAACATGTCAAAGATTGAAACATTACCACTAGAAGAAACTACATACTTCATTTACAAGCACCGTATCAAGGCGTTCCATGATTAGATTAGTTTCCGAACAACAGTCGGACCAAGTGAATCACCGTTCTTGGAAACCCAAATCACTTGAGAAGCAAATCATTGATATCATCGGATCTTATGCTTCGTTTAGTTACTGGTAGCAACTAGTTGAATAGTATTCTGAGTCAAAACAACACTATTTCATTAGCTTCATATATCATGTGTGACACTTCTCCCCGCACCTTTTCCTCGTGATGCTCTTGCATACTTGCGGCAAATCCACCCCGAAACCCCTGTTGGGATTTTGTTGCAAGAAATCCCATAAgaagttgaatgagaaatgaaggatgaagagTCCCACATgagaaaaagagtaaatggaagatgggtttaaatatttgAACCTCACAAATGGATTTGGGCctcaaggggcaccccacttttgtggaagggagaggacctacacAAAGCTAGGTCGGCCCACACGCGTGCGCGCCGTagccgccgcccgcccgccaaCTCGGTTCGGGCCGAGCCCGGGTCCACAGgttccattattattatttttttgttctactCTTTTTAAACAGAATGGACACAATTTGAACATACACTATTGAAATTTCTGAACACTTCCTTCTTCCAAACAGATGTGTTTGTtcgaaaatttttctttgaacgaacatgtttgttcaaaaGGAGGTGTTTCGGTTCGTAATCCTTCATAGACGAAACCGTACGGTTTCGTGATTCTTTGTCTATTTGATTTTCTCatgactcttcaattgtttgtgactACATATATAGTTGTCGGTTTTTTCGAAAACATACTTCTTcgccatttttcattttttttccaacacaTTCATTTCCTGCAATTATTTCTACAAAATTACGTTCGGTGGAATCCTCCGAACACGTACCACTTCAAAGGAACGAGATCCGTTTTATCTTGGGAGACAATCGTTTAATATCCTCGAGTACCGATTGAGGGGGTGAATTttatcttaaggacacaacaATAGTACGTTGGGCTTGGATCAACTTTCTACATACTCCTTTGCATTGGTTTTAGCTTAGTTGTTCGTTGTTCGTCGTTCGATTGCAATTTCTTGTATACGAACTtagccaataacaattttaagaCAAAATTATTCTTGAAATGGTATTCTGTTTTCAATTATGTTCGGTTTTGTTCGTATGATGACCTGGACATTGTGTGCATTCTTATGCATTGTTCATTGAGTTTTCAATCAAATATTTATTGCACCGTTCAGAAATTTCGTATATTCCATAGTCGAAATTCTATGACTTCATTCATATAATTATTTCATAGTATATACATTATGTTTTATAGACTTTGTGATAGAAATGGCTTCAACTTCGACTTCGGTGACTCCTATTCCGAATCATGGAAAAAGCccggaaaagttcaatggtTCCGATTTTaagagatggcaacaaaagatgttgttctatctcacgaCATTGAACTTAGCAAGGTTCCCCAATaaggatgctcctaagttggatgaagtAGAGACAAACAACGAAAAGGTTGCTGCTGTGGATGCATGGAAGCATTCTAACTTCCTATGTCGCAACTATGTCCTCAACGGTCTGGATAATATACTTTATAACGTCTATAGTCCGTTAAAAACGGCTAAGGAGTTATGGGAAAGTCTGGACAAGAAATACAAAACAGAAGATGTTGgtttgaaaaaattcattgtTGGCAAATTTCTAGATTTTAAGATGGTTGATTCTAAAATTGTCTTAAGTCaagttcaagaacttcaagtgatAATGCATGATATTCATGTTGAAGGAATGACTCTAAGTGAGACATTTCAAGTGGCTGCTTTCATTGAAGAACTATCACCGTCTtggagagatttcaaaaattatctcaaatacaagagaaaggaattgtcacttgaagacttgattgttcgatTGAGGAAGACAATAGGTTCTCTGAGAAGAAAGTTGGTAAGAATTTGGAGGTTTCAAGGGCCGATGTTATTGAAGAAGGatcaaaacccaacaagaagagaaaaatgcctaACAAGTTTGGAGAGGGATTCACCAAAGGCCTGAAGAAGTTCGTTGGCAAGTGCTTCAACCGTGGAAAGTCCGGACATCAAGCCAAAGATTGCATAGCCAAAAAAGGACAGAAAACTCAAGCGAATGTGGTGGAACAGATTTCCAATGACATTGATGATGTCAATCTTACTCATATGATATCCGAATGCAACATGGTGGGAAACCTCAAGGAGTGGTGGATTAATACTGGAGCAACTCGTTATATCTGTACAAATAAATCAatgttctcgtcctacactACTGTGGGGtgtgatgaaaaactctatacgGGTAATTCATTaacctctaaggttgaaggtgtcggaaagattgctctgaaAAAGACATATGAAaaaattgtgacactaaatTATGTTTTGCATGTGCTAGATTCTCGTAAGAATTTAGTGTCGGGATCTTTCCTTAACAAaaatggcttcaagttggtttttgtatctGATAGGtttgtactctccaaaaatgagatgtatgtaggaaatggttatccgagtgatggtttgttcaagctGAATGTAATGATTGTTGTATCcaaagatgatatgaataaagttgcttctacttatgtgctCGAGTCTCcaaatatttggcatgctagactaggacatgataattataaatcaataaagaatTTAATGAGTATGGGACTATTGCCGAAGTTTGACTGTCCCAGTGAAAAGTGCCAAatgtgtgttgaatctaaattttctaagcTTCCTTTTAATTTGTAGATAATAGAATCACGGACCCTTTAAATTTAATACACGGatatatgtgatatgaaatcaatactgtcaaggggtggtaataagtactttatcacatttatagatgattgttcaaggtattgttatgtttatttgcttagtagcaaagatgaggcaattaatgcttttagaacttataaatccgaagttgaaactcagttaaataagaaaattaaaatgataagaagtgatagaggaggtgtgttgacacctaaattttgatttttagcaagtcatttatttaagcataaaatgagaattagtcataattctcacaaaaaataatcttcatgcattgcattttttattttttgtcggtCGCATCATCTGCATTTAGGGTCGTAGATAAATCATTGCGGTCTGACTTGACAAGCGACTAGACCGGACTCAATCTAGGATTTTTAACTCGAACTACGGGATGTGCCGAATGGACCTACTTCTTGAGCGCAATTCCATTTCgttcaagcttgttttaatcatTAAGGCTTTCGATTAAATGTTCGTTATTTAGAAAGGCCTTATTTTGAGCTTGAGAATTCAAGATGAGTCCATAATTTGTATTGAAAGTTCGGATGGGTCATGAATGAGAaagtgccaaattttatatatgtggcttgaattttatttcaaatctaATCTAGCCCATTTTTTGTCATTGAAGCCTTTAGTTTATTACTTGTTGAATTAATTAAGGCCCAAAGACTTTGAAATTACGTGAGGTAGCCcataaaatgagaagaaattttgCCCACACATGATAACATCactttggccgaaattgataggtgtttagttagattaggactcttttaaggtcaaaattcaaaatttatttaaagagtcttatcttaactaagaTTTTATCACTAATTGGCTGCAAATAACAGAAAGTTTTGGTGGATACggactcttaaaatctaaggcttacattcgatcccgttctaactagaactctctatccaacgatccaaattgactcctatTCCTACTAGGATCGTCGAGACaagttctataaatacaaggtcgTTCACAAGGGGGGGAGAGCAAaaatttttttgagaagaaCATCGAGAATTCACGTGAGAGAAAAAGGGCAGGAGAAGAGGAACCGAGAGCCTCTCGGTCAAGTCCAGCCACACGTGCCATCTTTGCTTTCTTTGGCTAACATCTGCAGCTCCGGTGGTCCTTGCTTCTTGCTTCGACGGCCACCATCGACGGTGGAGCTGCCCGATGCACATACCGACCCGTTTGTGCCATTGAAGTGCCCCCTTGTGCTGCGTTTGTTCCGGTCCAAGGTAGCTATCCAGTGCTGTTCGAGCCGCTGTTTAGGTGGAATTCAATCACTATTTAAGGTTGTCTTTGAGGCTTTGTCTGAGCAAACTCGTGTGATTGCTCAAAGGAAAATTTCACTGCCGTCCTGGGAAATTTTCCCAACTTGGTCCAAAAACACTGCTGTTTTTTGGGTATCTTCGCTAATTTTTCCCATGCAGATTTTTGGTTTTTACCCAAGGttgataattatattattcGGCGCAAAGTACTTGTTGTTTCCGATTTGATTAGGCGCAAGATCAGCTGCTGTCCAGGGGCCTTTTAATCTCTTTTCGAGGTCCAAATCAACTCCGCTTTGGACGTGTTTCATTGGTGGTGCAAGCTCGATTGGCAAAACTCACATTCGGTTCAAGATGTGCTGTTCATGCGGCCTTCTTTGGGTGAATTAGCGCGGGATTTCAACTTGAAAAGGTAGACTTTGAAGAAGCTCCATTGATCCGGAATGCCATGGATAACCAAATTTTCTGGTTCAAGTTCGAATTAGGTAAAATCTCTATTTCATGATATTCTGAAAGTTGATTGCATAATTTGAATGTTTAGATGAACGAAATTTTCAGATGTGATGAGATTATTacctattttaaaaaatcagaatcggAAGTTATCTTGTGAATATCTTGGGTatcattgaatttgattttgggATATATTTGCTTATCTTTGGATACATCCCGTGGttcaatttgaatataatttgagtCCCGATCATATCGTTTAGGTTTGgataattatctgaaaattcattttcaaatctcaagagataatctttcctatcttaaaagatgtgaatcctttgtggataggggcctatcccctttaaaatttcg contains:
- the LOC115733258 gene encoding uncharacterized protein LOC115733258, producing MASTSTSVTPIPNHGKSPEKFNGSDFKRWQQKMLFYLTTLNLARFPNKDAPKLDEVETNNEKVAAVDAWKHSNFLCRNYVLNGLDNILYNVYSPLKTAKELWESLDKKYKTEDVGLKKFIVGKFLDFKMVDSKIVLSQVQELQVIMHDIHVEGMTLSETFQEDNRFSEKKVGKNLEVSRADVIEEGSKPNKKRKMPNKFGEGFTKGLKKFVGKCFNRGKSGHQAKDCIAKKGQKTQANVVEQISNDIDDVNLTHMISECNMVGNLKEWWINTGATRYICTNKSMFSSYTTVGCDEKLYTGNSLTSKVEGVGKIALKKTYEKIVTLNYVLHVLDSRKNLVSGSFLNKNGFNKDEAINAFRTYKSEVETQLNKKIKMIRSDRGGEYEFPFEEICSEFGIIYKFILLIHRN